From Anaerolineales bacterium, one genomic window encodes:
- a CDS encoding AAA family ATPase has protein sequence MANLSTIAILNQRKGVGKTTTTLSLGMKLAEQGYRILLVDLDPQASLSAVCGVSDSEKGTLASVFGGSLPGKVGLQDILRDILPDYCCYLAPADLALAQSELGLIFRIGREHVLKAALDSISMDFDVALLDCPPSLGMMTLNALNAADTVLIPVRPELNHLRGICLLGTVIERVKRELNPHLSILGVVVTYYNHTLSHHQKAVRAIQAAGLPLLPVGIQESKAASENSSPDLDPAISVSGDSQAMSHLADHVSRWISRHESKISSIERKSEFDLEPIDKDTSK, from the coding sequence ATGGCAAACCTGAGTACGATCGCAATATTAAATCAAAGAAAAGGGGTCGGTAAAACGACAACTACATTATCCTTGGGCATGAAACTCGCCGAACAGGGATATCGTATTCTTCTTGTCGATTTGGATCCTCAAGCATCGCTCAGCGCCGTTTGCGGCGTTAGCGATAGCGAGAAAGGTACGCTGGCGTCCGTTTTTGGTGGTTCCCTGCCCGGAAAAGTTGGTTTGCAGGACATACTACGCGATATTCTGCCGGACTATTGCTGCTATTTGGCCCCGGCAGATCTAGCCCTGGCTCAATCCGAGTTGGGTTTGATATTCCGTATCGGGCGCGAACATGTATTAAAAGCAGCTCTCGATTCCATCTCAATGGACTTCGATGTCGCGTTATTGGATTGCCCACCGAGTTTGGGCATGATGACGCTCAACGCGCTCAACGCAGCCGATACCGTTCTCATCCCCGTTAGACCAGAACTCAATCACCTGCGGGGAATTTGCTTGCTCGGTACTGTGATCGAGCGAGTAAAAAGGGAACTAAATCCTCATCTCAGCATCCTCGGCGTCGTCGTAACCTATTACAATCACACACTCTCGCATCATCAGAAAGCAGTCCGCGCTATACAAGCCGCAGGACTTCCACTCCTTCCTGTTGGTATCCAAGAGAGTAAAGCCGCGTCTGAGAACAGCAGTCCGGATCTGGACCCGGCCATCAGTGTCTCCGGAGATTCACAAGCGATGAGCCACCTGGCCGATCATGTATCGAGATGGATTAGCCGACACGAAAGCAAAATAAGCAGCATAGAACGGAAATCCGAATTCGATCTAGAACCGATTGACAAAGATACCTCAAAATAG
- a CDS encoding Ig-like domain-containing protein, with protein sequence MDETDAGKMLRYLLIVGVVFLAFVGLASVVWGDATDRYVPETGHVIDAHFVAFYDKHGGKQILGDPITDAFTDPKTGLLIQYFENARLELITGEKTEWAVQLAPLAQMIFGWDQSSEDELSQSVPGCRFFPEARFSVCHAFLEFFEQHGGVEVFGLPISSNRVEEGNLVQLFQRFRLEWVSDDSSDHAILISPLGRIHFGLAGYDSKLLQPTSSNTNVSGNKEELHIETSLSTPLLEAGATQVVYVTVRDDDLNPLEGASTLLTVHFQSGPQYILLPVTDENGVTFTHLTADEYSTNSEVLLEFLVQYEDTTSIARDSFLIR encoded by the coding sequence ATGGACGAAACGGATGCCGGAAAAATGCTGCGTTATTTGTTGATCGTTGGTGTGGTCTTTTTGGCCTTTGTTGGACTCGCCAGCGTCGTTTGGGGCGACGCGACGGATCGCTACGTTCCCGAAACCGGTCACGTTATCGACGCGCATTTCGTTGCGTTCTATGATAAACATGGTGGCAAACAAATCCTCGGCGATCCGATTACGGATGCCTTCACAGATCCCAAGACGGGACTGCTGATCCAATATTTCGAGAATGCACGTTTGGAACTCATCACGGGTGAAAAAACAGAATGGGCCGTTCAACTTGCCCCTCTGGCCCAGATGATTTTCGGGTGGGACCAATCATCGGAGGACGAACTATCGCAATCCGTTCCTGGCTGCCGATTCTTCCCGGAAGCGCGGTTTTCGGTCTGTCACGCCTTTCTTGAATTTTTCGAACAGCATGGCGGAGTTGAAGTATTTGGACTTCCGATCTCAAGCAACCGTGTCGAAGAAGGTAATCTCGTTCAATTATTCCAAAGATTCCGCCTCGAGTGGGTTTCAGACGATTCTTCCGACCATGCGATTCTCATCTCACCACTGGGCAGAATCCATTTCGGGCTCGCAGGCTACGACTCCAAACTGCTCCAGCCAACATCATCCAATACGAACGTTTCGGGAAATAAAGAAGAACTCCACATCGAGACTTCATTATCCACTCCCCTACTGGAAGCAGGTGCAACACAAGTTGTATATGTCACCGTTCGTGACGACGACCTCAACCCGCTTGAAGGAGCGTCTACGCTTTTGACCGTGCACTTTCAATCGGGCCCACAGTACATCCTGTTACCCGTAACAGACGAGAACGGCGTGACGTTCACACATCTGACTGCGGATGAATATTCTACGAACAGCGAGGTTCTTTTGGAGTTTCTCGTACAGTACGAGGACACGACCTCGATCGCACGCGATTCTTTCCTCATACGCTGA
- a CDS encoding tyrosine-type recombinase/integrase gives MEGVSLSRSPNTARTYRNALAAFAVTLESIGVDIETQSASISSEDWIADFATDLKNYAPASERLYLTAVTGWFEYLAAERLAEINLPRLRLIIRRRARRPGKRLPQFPRSEIEEIIDHADHLRAAAHEDERERLRNLRDRAFILTLADTGLRVHEICKLRRGDIDWNEGRAVLIGKGDREAVVRFSSRSLTALKDYLAVRGKLDGQTGKPLHSLPLFARHDLGAGNRILPISTTTGRAIVHQRARESLGPDSDGAITPHSFRHYFVTTVLRASGGNLKLAQELARHRNIAVTQRYAHLSDDELDRGYHDIFDRRR, from the coding sequence TTGGAAGGCGTATCCCTTTCTCGCAGCCCCAACACAGCACGCACGTATCGTAACGCGCTGGCTGCTTTCGCAGTCACGCTTGAGAGTATAGGAGTGGATATCGAAACCCAATCCGCATCGATTTCTTCGGAAGATTGGATCGCCGATTTTGCTACTGACCTGAAGAATTACGCCCCGGCAAGCGAACGGCTTTATCTAACCGCCGTTACAGGATGGTTCGAATATTTGGCCGCAGAACGTTTGGCTGAAATCAACTTACCCAGACTCCGCCTGATTATTCGCCGGCGGGCGCGAAGGCCCGGCAAGCGGCTGCCCCAATTTCCCCGTTCCGAAATCGAGGAAATCATCGATCACGCCGATCATCTCAGAGCCGCAGCGCACGAGGACGAACGCGAACGTTTACGAAATTTGCGGGATCGGGCCTTCATCCTCACTCTGGCCGATACGGGGCTGCGCGTTCACGAAATATGTAAGCTGCGCCGGGGCGACATCGATTGGAATGAGGGCCGCGCTGTCTTGATCGGAAAAGGAGATCGAGAGGCCGTAGTCCGATTTTCCAGCCGATCGTTGACCGCACTAAAGGACTATCTAGCCGTACGCGGCAAACTCGACGGTCAGACAGGAAAGCCCCTGCATTCTCTACCGTTGTTTGCTCGACACGATCTCGGCGCAGGAAATCGGATCCTACCCATATCGACGACCACTGGTCGTGCAATAGTGCATCAGCGTGCACGCGAATCGCTTGGTCCGGATTCCGACGGCGCGATCACGCCCCATTCCTTTCGGCACTACTTCGTCACAACCGTTCTACGCGCATCTGGCGGGAATCTCAAACTCGCACAAGAACTAGCCCGGCATCGCAATATCGCCGTCACCCAGCGTTACGCGCACCTTTCGGATGACGAATTGGATCGGGGCTATCACGATATATTCGATCGCAGACGATAG
- a CDS encoding PspA/IM30 family protein, which produces MASLLEKVSTLISANLHALVDQALSTNSMAVIDQYIRQVENHLEDLEDAAATVGGEAKSISRKLEDLRLKSEELDKAVDAFLQEGNDAAATAAQSRLNSTERLIETFQEQLARQETEYQKLLDAKVKLEARLSTMKTQRTELQALLELAKSKETMVKAMKSLDDLMGVGDSDISRLAESIQKGLDKATTVTELRSTSLDEQIDSILDKGKIDAQLAERKKKLKIE; this is translated from the coding sequence ATGGCATCCCTATTAGAAAAAGTATCAACGCTAATTTCAGCCAACCTCCACGCACTCGTGGACCAGGCTCTCTCGACCAACAGCATGGCGGTAATCGATCAGTACATCCGCCAGGTCGAGAATCACCTGGAGGACCTGGAAGATGCTGCCGCGACGGTTGGGGGCGAAGCGAAGTCGATCAGTCGTAAGCTCGAAGACTTGCGGTTAAAATCTGAAGAATTGGATAAGGCCGTTGATGCATTTCTGCAAGAAGGAAATGATGCGGCTGCCACCGCAGCGCAAAGTCGACTGAACAGTACGGAACGTCTGATCGAGACGTTCCAGGAACAGCTCGCCCGGCAGGAGACCGAGTATCAGAAGCTTCTCGATGCGAAGGTGAAACTCGAAGCTCGTCTGTCTACAATGAAGACACAGCGCACTGAACTCCAAGCCCTGCTCGAACTGGCGAAGAGCAAAGAGACGATGGTCAAAGCCATGAAGAGTCTGGATGACCTCATGGGTGTTGGCGACAGCGACATCAGTCGTCTCGCAGAAAGCATCCAGAAGGGACTTGACAAGGCGACGACCGTCACCGAACTGCGTTCGACGTCACTTGATGAGCAGATCGATTCCATCCTCGACAAGGGCAAGATCGATGCTCAACTCGCAGAACGCAAGAAAAAGTTGAAGATCGAGTAA